The following proteins are co-located in the Lacticaseibacillus paracasei subsp. paracasei genome:
- a CDS encoding MBL fold metallo-hydrolase, protein MTTIRFLNGLNTIGGNIVEFATKTSRVIMDFGVAADLSNETVSSAIDNGKLPHVPELFFDQPDVYTHEAIFISHLHIDHMGALQYLKKPIPIYLSEPSYKLYQLLIKLGIEKPVANLHPLAYEQPITIGDLTVTGFHSDHDEPGVMALLVDDGSRRYAHSGDVRLNGPHAERVHAWAKRFNQEKLSLFMLEGTSFSFDTAAPVEDQDHPSIPLTEMSLQKQFQTVLAESPTLVVINPYIRNYERLAGFQASAHTAGRQLVWEPDDAAVLTTMTDQKPDAILGQTISLTDIARDPQHYVLQNSFDHLERLTDMPITTYIHSNGEPLGDYDPRFAQLKDWLEAHHIPLQFMNASGHASREDLITLAKEVNPRTIVPWHSFHPEREAEALDTQTNAAVVLPERDLYYDFDELNEEE, encoded by the coding sequence GTGACAACAATTCGCTTTTTAAATGGGTTAAACACCATCGGCGGCAACATCGTCGAATTCGCAACTAAAACCAGCCGCGTTATCATGGACTTCGGCGTGGCTGCTGATCTCAGCAACGAAACAGTCAGCTCTGCCATCGATAATGGTAAATTGCCGCATGTGCCGGAACTATTTTTTGATCAACCAGACGTTTACACACATGAGGCCATCTTTATCTCACATCTGCACATTGACCACATGGGTGCATTGCAATATTTAAAGAAACCGATTCCGATTTATCTTTCGGAACCATCCTATAAGCTCTATCAACTGTTAATCAAACTAGGCATCGAAAAGCCAGTTGCAAATCTGCATCCCCTTGCCTATGAACAGCCCATAACCATTGGTGACCTCACCGTAACAGGCTTCCACAGTGATCACGACGAGCCGGGCGTCATGGCGCTCCTAGTCGATGACGGCTCACGACGCTATGCCCATTCCGGTGATGTCCGGTTAAATGGCCCGCATGCTGAACGGGTTCATGCCTGGGCCAAGCGATTTAACCAAGAAAAGCTAAGCTTGTTTATGTTGGAAGGCACCAGCTTCTCTTTTGACACAGCTGCCCCTGTTGAAGATCAGGATCACCCCAGCATCCCATTGACCGAAATGAGCCTGCAGAAGCAATTTCAGACAGTGCTGGCGGAAAGCCCGACGCTTGTCGTCATCAATCCTTACATCCGCAATTACGAGCGTCTGGCGGGTTTTCAGGCCAGTGCACACACTGCCGGCCGTCAATTGGTGTGGGAACCTGATGACGCGGCTGTGCTGACCACCATGACCGATCAAAAACCCGATGCTATTCTTGGTCAAACAATCAGTCTGACGGACATTGCCCGTGATCCCCAACACTATGTCCTGCAAAATAGTTTTGACCATCTGGAACGACTGACTGACATGCCCATCACGACCTACATCCACAGTAACGGCGAGCCACTAGGCGATTACGACCCGCGGTTTGCGCAACTCAAAGACTGGCTAGAAGCGCATCACATCCCCTTGCAGTTCATGAATGCCTCGGGTCATGCTAGCCGTGAGGATTTAATTACTTTGGCGAAAGAAGTCAATCCTCGAACCATTGTGCCATGGCATAGCTTCCATCCGGAACGCGAAGCCGAAGCCTTGG
- a CDS encoding ABC transporter substrate-binding protein — protein sequence MKKQTWVKALLAMFTVVLVAVLTACGSNSSSKSSSSTKSDSGKRVTITFWHGMNGPYQKALDQIINDFNKSQKQYKVVGTAQGNYTALQQKIMAAAKSRNLPTIAQTTYTTVPDYVKNGFISPLDQYMLKGDDKMSSSDLKDIYPAFLSSSKYQGKYYSVPFSKSTRILFYNEALMKKYNIAKPTSWEDIKKDADKLKADGIAAIGFDKSFDMEFEGLARQAGNPLVSADPLKANLDSKKTLTAANFIMDMVNSGEAKTAGEDIYGDKNFTAGKTLFYAGSSAGITNMKQNAPKDFKWGTMPLPSYKGKKATELAGNDIVLFKSASSDKQKGAWAFMKYLLSEKETSKWAQLTGYVPLRKSAVKSADFKKYLSANPTSQAAVDSLGFGFQSTAFIGFSEYRNDLLNAVDAMLTKHEKPDQALKTLQGQTETIIKTNK from the coding sequence ATGAAAAAGCAAACTTGGGTAAAAGCATTACTTGCAATGTTCACCGTCGTTCTTGTCGCTGTTTTGACGGCTTGCGGCAGTAACAGCAGCAGCAAATCGAGTTCAAGCACCAAGAGTGATTCGGGCAAACGGGTGACGATCACTTTTTGGCACGGCATGAACGGTCCTTACCAAAAGGCTCTTGATCAAATCATCAATGATTTCAATAAGAGTCAGAAACAGTATAAAGTTGTCGGCACCGCGCAAGGTAACTACACCGCCTTGCAACAAAAGATCATGGCTGCAGCAAAATCTCGCAACCTGCCAACCATTGCCCAAACAACTTACACCACTGTTCCTGACTACGTGAAAAATGGTTTTATTTCCCCGCTTGATCAATACATGCTCAAAGGCGACGACAAGATGAGCAGCAGCGACTTGAAGGACATCTACCCAGCCTTCTTGTCCAGCTCCAAGTATCAAGGCAAGTATTACAGCGTGCCATTCTCCAAGTCCACACGTATTCTTTTCTACAATGAAGCACTGATGAAGAAATACAATATTGCCAAGCCAACCAGCTGGGAAGACATCAAAAAAGATGCCGATAAACTGAAGGCAGACGGTATTGCCGCTATTGGTTTCGATAAGAGTTTTGATATGGAATTTGAAGGTCTGGCACGTCAGGCTGGCAATCCGTTAGTTTCAGCTGACCCGCTGAAAGCTAACTTGGATAGCAAGAAAACCTTAACTGCTGCTAACTTCATTATGGACATGGTTAACAGCGGCGAAGCCAAGACTGCCGGCGAAGACATTTACGGCGATAAGAACTTCACCGCTGGTAAAACACTCTTTTATGCCGGTTCAAGTGCTGGGATCACCAACATGAAGCAAAATGCACCGAAAGACTTCAAGTGGGGCACAATGCCGCTACCAAGCTACAAAGGCAAAAAGGCAACCGAACTTGCCGGTAATGATATCGTCCTCTTCAAGTCCGCATCTAGCGATAAGCAAAAAGGCGCTTGGGCATTCATGAAGTACCTGCTTTCTGAGAAGGAAACTTCCAAGTGGGCCCAATTGACTGGTTATGTGCCACTGCGTAAGTCCGCTGTTAAATCTGCTGACTTTAAGAAATATCTGAGTGCTAACCCAACTAGCCAAGCTGCAGTTGATTCTTTGGGCTTTGGCTTCCAGTCCACCGCTTTCATCGGCTTCTCAGAATATCGTAACGATCTTCTTAATGCGGTTGATGCGATGCTGACTAAGCATGAAAAACCAGATCAGGCTTTGAAGACACTTCAGGGTCAAACTGAAACCATCATCAAGACAAACAAGTAA
- a CDS encoding carbohydrate ABC transporter permease: MAKKISKILLYLIVILGAITMLIPFLWMISTSLKTAPETIAVPPIWIPKVLQWGNYVKAWNEAPFGQYFINSTIVTVITTVGQLFTSILAAFAFARLKFYGKNLLFIIFLGTMMIPGEMLIIPNFVTLSHLGQIDHYGALILPWLASFFTVFTLRQTFQSTPNQIYYAAKIDGASDWKYLWQVLVPMSKSTITAVTVLQVIGSWNAFMWPLIVTNSDKMRTLPVGLQAFTTDAGTQYQLLMAASTFVIIPMVVLYIFLQKYIIAGISKAGLKG, from the coding sequence ATGGCTAAAAAAATCAGTAAAATTCTGCTTTACCTGATTGTCATTTTAGGCGCGATCACCATGCTGATCCCCTTCTTATGGATGATCTCCACATCACTTAAAACGGCACCGGAAACGATTGCCGTTCCACCGATCTGGATCCCTAAGGTTCTACAATGGGGTAACTACGTCAAGGCGTGGAACGAAGCACCGTTTGGACAGTATTTCATTAATAGCACGATCGTCACTGTTATCACAACGGTCGGGCAGCTCTTTACCAGTATTCTTGCCGCTTTTGCTTTCGCTCGATTGAAGTTTTACGGCAAGAACCTCTTGTTCATTATTTTCCTCGGAACCATGATGATTCCAGGTGAAATGTTAATCATCCCTAACTTCGTGACCTTGTCACACTTAGGGCAAATTGACCATTACGGCGCTTTGATTCTGCCGTGGTTGGCCAGCTTCTTCACCGTTTTTACCTTGCGTCAGACTTTCCAATCAACACCGAATCAGATCTACTACGCTGCTAAAATCGACGGTGCGTCCGATTGGAAATATTTGTGGCAAGTGCTTGTCCCAATGAGCAAGTCAACGATTACCGCGGTCACCGTTCTTCAGGTGATTGGCTCATGGAATGCCTTCATGTGGCCATTGATCGTTACGAACTCTGACAAGATGCGTACCTTGCCAGTCGGCTTGCAGGCCTTCACGACCGATGCCGGCACGCAATATCAACTTCTGATGGCCGCTTCCACATTCGTCATCATTCCAATGGTTGTTTTGTATATCTTCTTGCAGAAGTACATTATTGCTGGGATTTCTAAAGCTGGATTGAAAGGATAA
- a CDS encoding carbohydrate ABC transporter permease has protein sequence MLNEKASLKSTAKAALYLLPMLVITITFNIWPIINSFLMSLYTKYDFYTDKVSAWGFDNFVYLWNDPDFHLAVRNTLVFVVGVVPITVILSLIIALLLNQVKIISGFFRTVYFLPFVTSTVAIAMVWNWMFHSNYGLINYFMGWFGIHPINWLTDPHYALLALIIMSIWKSLGFNIILFLVGLNNIDHGYYEAAEIDGANARQRFWNITIPMLSPITFLVSVNGIIGSFKVFDEIFALFQGTPGPGKADLTIVYYLYQKFYTEYKYPIAAASGVVLFFLILLVTLVQLWYSRKHVHY, from the coding sequence ATGCTGAATGAAAAAGCAAGCCTAAAATCGACCGCCAAAGCAGCGCTGTATTTGCTGCCAATGCTGGTGATTACCATCACCTTCAATATCTGGCCGATTATTAACTCATTTCTGATGAGTTTGTACACGAAGTATGATTTTTATACTGATAAGGTCAGTGCTTGGGGCTTTGATAACTTTGTTTATCTTTGGAATGATCCTGATTTTCACTTGGCTGTGCGGAATACGCTGGTTTTTGTTGTCGGCGTGGTTCCGATCACTGTCATTTTATCCTTGATCATTGCCTTATTGCTAAACCAGGTGAAGATCATCTCCGGTTTCTTCAGAACCGTCTATTTCCTTCCGTTTGTCACCAGTACTGTGGCGATTGCGATGGTTTGGAATTGGATGTTCCACAGTAACTATGGGCTGATCAACTACTTTATGGGCTGGTTTGGTATCCATCCCATTAACTGGCTGACTGATCCGCATTATGCACTGCTGGCGCTGATCATTATGAGTATTTGGAAAAGTCTGGGCTTCAACATCATTCTTTTCTTGGTCGGTCTCAACAACATTGACCACGGGTATTACGAAGCCGCTGAAATCGATGGCGCCAACGCGCGTCAGCGATTTTGGAACATCACGATCCCGATGCTATCACCAATCACTTTCTTGGTTTCAGTTAACGGGATCATCGGCAGCTTCAAGGTGTTCGATGAAATCTTCGCCTTGTTCCAAGGCACGCCCGGACCAGGTAAAGCTGATTTGACAATTGTTTACTATCTGTACCAGAAATTTTATACCGAGTACAAGTATCCAATTGCTGCTGCGTCTGGGGTTGTGCTTTTCTTCCTCATCCTGCTAGTGACACTCGTGCAGTTGTGGTATTCCCGCAAGCACGTTCATTACTAA